GGGCCATGAAAGGGGAACTCGATCCTGCGGAGCAGGAACTGGCGCGCATCTTTGAGAAGGGGATACAGCACTACCTCAAGATGGAATGGGATCCGGCCATCGCAATATTTTCCGAGTCCCTCAAGCTCGAAAGATTCCCGGACGCCGACATTACCCCGTCGGGGGTCTATATCCAGCGGTGCAGGATGTTCAAGGAAAACCCGCCGACAGGTCCTGGACAGGCGTGGGACGGGGTGTTCCGTTTAAGCACCAAATAGGAGTTCCCCTTGATTTTTATTGACAATCCTTACATAAATGGGTAAGGTGCACCGCACCCGGCGCTCTTATCACGTGATGTTGATCATTAAATAGTACCCGAACTGAAACCCGGAGAATCAAGAAACAGTGAAATATGAGAAGAGGTTCTGTTAATGTAAATTTTGTTCCATGGGTTTTCAATTTTCAATTCTTGAATATTCAATTGTGCCTCAACGGGGTTTTCGTTCAGGCACGAAGTATCCATATCACCATAATACAAAACTTCTCCGGGATCCCGATGCCGGGTATTTCATCGGGAGTCCCGCTGTCTGCGCGACGCGTTCGATAGGGGGCCGCATGTCATCGATCAGGCCAAGCTTCACCTTCGCCACGGCGTTCCTTCTGTTTTCCGTTCTCTTTTCTCCACTCTCCCATGCCCGGAGTCCAGCTGTCCAGCCGGGGATCTCCCACGAAGACGCCAATACATCGGCAGAGAAGGGATTTCTGCTCGCCCAATCCTCGGAACCCCAAGCGGGGGCGCCCCGGAACAGCGCCCTCGATTATTTCGCCGACGGGATTGAGGGTCTGGAAATGCAGGATTTCGAGGCGGCCGAACAATCCTTTCAAAAGGCCCTTTCCCTCGAACCGGGGAACATGGAATTCCAATATTATCTTGGTGTTGCCTATGCCCGCGTTAAAAAGGAGGATGAGGCGCTTCGGATATTTGAGTCGCTGATTGAAAAGAATCCCGGAGATTACTTCAAGGCCTATTTTGATATCGCAGGCCTGTACAGCAGCCAGGGTCAATATCAGAAGGCGTTAGACACCCTCAACCTGGCAGAAGCGGCAGCGCCCGACAGCGCCCGCGTCTATATTGAAAAGGGCTATGTTTACAAGAATCTCAAGGAATATGAACAGGCCATCCGCTGCTTCAACAGGGCCAAAGCGCTTGACCCGAAAGAGACCCAACTGGCCTATTACATGATCGGCGCCATCGACCTGGAAAGGGAGGAGTTTAAAAACGCCGATCTCATGTTCAAGAAGGCCTTTGAGATCGCTCCCCAGACCCCTCTCGGGCAAAGCGCCGGCCAGACCATTCCCCATGTGGGCCGGGCCGCATGGGCCAGAAAACCATGGTATCTTACCACCACACTCAACTGGGGCTATGATGACAATGTCCCCCGCAATCCCCTGGAAGAGATTACGGGCGGACCTGTCAGCGGCGGTCTGGGCGAAGGGGACCAGTTTCAGACATTCGTTCTCATCGGCGGATACAAATTTCTCAACCGAAAAGACTTGGAAATCGGGGCGGGATACTCCCTCTTCAGCATAGGATACAGGGACTGGACCCAAAACAATGTCACTTCCCACAGCCCCCATGCCTATATTCAAGGAAATTTTCATCCGGTCTATTTCCGTTTTCAATATGATTTCAGTTATTTTTATGCCGGTGGCGAAAAGCAGAGCATCAATCCTCCCATCTATCTCACCTTTGCCAATAACTCATATGCGAGACTGCGGATGCACAGCTTTGTGCCCTCCATCACCATCCTGGAACCGTACGATCTCAGGACCGATATCAATTTCAGCTACCAGATCAAAGATTATCTGGATGGGATCACCGCGGACGCCTCCCGTTACGGGGCCGACATTACCCAATCCTACAAGATTCCGGGAACCGAATGTTTTCCCAGGGTGGGATATCGGCATGCCTATGAACAATCCGGCGACAAGAGTTCTGTTTACAGGTATCACGAATTCTTTGCAGGCATTTCGGCTCCCATATACTGGGGCATCACGGGCGACGTATCTTTTGCATACATGCGGACCGAATATCCTGAATTCAGCATTCCGATCTCCGAGAGACTTGACAAGACATACACGGTGAGCGTCACCTTGAACCGTTATATTATCGAACGGCTCCTCCTCACGTTCAACTATATCCATTTAAAAAACGACTCCGACTTTTATGAAAATAATAAAGACCTGTATACCTTTGAAAAAAACATGTATATTCTATCTCTGACATACAGCTTTTGAGAATTGAGGGATCGTCGCAATGCCTTTTGGCATCACACAGAGCCGCAGAGCCCACAAAGAAAAAGATCCAACCACACGTATTGAGCCATCTTTGTGTCTCCGTGTCTCTGTGTGAGAATACTTCGGTAAGGACGCCATGATGAAAATGAAAATGCGAACATTTTTTTCGAGCACCTCCTTGCAACGGGTTATGGCCATGGCCCTGTTGCTCTTAGTCCTCCCTCTGACAGCGCATGCCGCCGACGCAATCGGCAAGGTGACGCGGCTCAAGGGGACGGCAACCCTTATCAGGCAGGCCGTTTCCAGTCCTGTGAAGGTCACCGTGGGAATGCCCGTTCTTCTGGGGGACCATATCAAGACCGGCCCCGATTCCACGCTCCGCATCGAACTCAAGGACGGCAGCATCCTGACCATGGGGGAAAAGGCCGACCTCAACCTGGATCAGTTTGAATTCAATGCCAAGGAACAGAAGCGGACCGCATCCTTCAAGGTGGATATCGGAAAGGTCAGGGTATTTGCCAAGGACCTGATGAAGTTCAAGAAAAAGGACTTCGAGATACGCACCCCGACCGCGGTGGTGGGGGTTCGAGGGACCCTCTTTCTGGTCTGGGTCCAGTCCAGCACCATTACCCAGGTGATCTGTTTCGAAAATATGGTTCAGGTCTCAAACGTCCTCACGCCTCAACAATTTATCGACCTGACCCAGAATTTCTCCACCAACGTCCTGAAAGGTGATGATCCCTCCATGCCGGTCCTGCTAACCGAGGACCAGTTCAAGCAGCTTCAAATGGAATTCGACGACGCAACCACTACCGAAGACACCACTACCGAGGCAACGACAACGGAAGCCTCTACGACCCAGGGCACCACCACAATGTCAACCACCACCGCGCCCACCACGACCCAGCCTTCAACGACACAACGAAGTCTGGGGGCATCCACCACCACGAGTTCCACAACAACCACGACCACCACCACTACGACCACTACGACCACTACGACCACTACGACGACAACAACGACAACCACCACGACGACCACGACGACCACAACAACGACGAGCACATCCACGTCTACATCCACATCCACGTCTACAACGTCTACAACGTCCACCACATCAACGACTTCGACGACATCCACAACTTCAACCACGTCGACGTCAACGACATCTACATCCAGCACCTCCAGCACGTCCACGTCCAGCACCTCCAGCACGTCCACATCCTCAACGACCTGGCCGACAACAACGACCACAACGTCGACCACCACGACGCGGCCGACAACAACGACCACATGGTCGACAACCACATTGCCCGGACCTCCAACGCCGCCGGGAGGCTAAAATGAAGACCTTCGCTTTCCCTGACCTTAAAGGCGATGGGCGATAAATTCATTCCCGGGAAATCTAAACCGGGGCAAGTCAATGTGATAAACGAGAAGCATTCGAAGCCCTATTCCGAAGGGACCAGCCACCGCGGCATACCGGAAGTTTGATGGTCTCGTAAAAAGTCAGGAAATGTCATTTTTCGTCATTCCGGCGAAAGCCGGAATCCAGTATATTCAATCAGTTACAAAACCTCTGGACCCCGTTTTTCAACGGGGTGACGACTTTTTACGAATGCATCAAGTTTTATGACTCAACCGGGATCGTGAAGTCACGATGATACAACCAGCGATCCCGTTCTTTTGAAGACTGAATGGCCCTGCAATCGGGCATCATCAGAGAAATGGCATGAATTTTCAAGCGTCCCCGAAGCGAGGCGAGGGGAAAGGGGTGTTTTTTACAGGGAGGTTTTGTGATGGTGATCAAAAAATGGACAACAAAGAAAACATTTACTTTTCTCCTTTTCGGGTTCTGCCTGCTCCTCTTCTCCGGGCCCATACCCTGTCATGCTGCCACATATGAGCGTTATGTAGACATCAACAACGGTACCGATGACACAGGCCACGGCACATCTTCAGGAGCTGGCGCCTGGAAAACCCTTCATTACGCCATTCAGCAGATCAACGCCCTCTCACCCCTCACATCAACGGATACCTGCATCGTGTACGTGGCCCAAGGGACCTACAGCGTGGTCGCTGAGGCCGATGCCGAACTGATTCTTATGCAGAGCTACGTGACCATTCTTGGCAATGATGACCCCAAACCCGTCATCGACGCCACCGGCGCCGCCATTTGGGCGGATGGGCTGGAGATTCAGGGCTCGAACGCGGTGGTCACCAACCTTGTCATCAAGAATTTCGCAGCATTCAGCAGCGGCATTATGATTTCCGGATTAAACAATGCCGTGGTCAATTGCAACCTCCAGTATAACGAATATGGGGTCTATATTACCGGGGCGGGGAGCCAGAGCAATATCATCGAGGCGTGCGACATCCACCACAATGGCTATGGCGTGTTTCTTCAAGAAACCGGGACCGGGAATACCATTGACAATTGCCAGATCTATTCCAATCGGGACTACGGGGTAAAGATACAATCCTCTCCCGACTCTGCCGTATTGAACAGTGCGATCTATTGGACGACCACCACAGAAGGCGGCGACGGCATTTATGTGGAATACAGCGACGCCGTTATCTTCCAAAACAGGGTGTACGAGAACTTTTCCTTCGGGATACTGGTCCAGGGCTGCAGCCCGATCATCTGGCAAAACAGGGTCTACGACAACGGCGACGGCATCATGGTTGCGGGAGAGACCTACGAAGCCTCCCCTCAGATCTGGAACAATCTGATCTATGAAACCGATACCAGTCTGTATAACATGATTCAGGGCATTGGCGTGGAGAGCTGGGACGGGCTTGCAGGGGCCAGCCCCGTCATCTACCACAACACCCTGGATCACGGCCCATATTATGGTATCCATGTGGGAAACTCCACCACGGCCACTATCGATCCGGATATAAAATACAACATCATCACCAATTTCGGGGCAGGCGGCATTTGGTGCGATGGACCGGTGACGACCATTGATTACAACGACGTCTGGAACAACGGGGCCGGTGGTTCTGTCAACTATTACGGGTGCGCCGCCGGGGGGAACGACATCTCGTCCGACCCCCAGTACGCCGCCACCGGCCACGCCCTTCAGCCTGGCTCTCCGTGTATCGATAAGATCCCCCCTCTTCCAAATCCCCCGTACGATCCGGTGTCGATCGACATCAACGGCGACCCAAGACCCCAGGGGTCGGGTTTTGACATCGGCTGCTACGAATACTCCGGCACCTATACGGCAACCATCTCAGGCCGGGTCACCGATTCAACAGGCACGCCGTTGAGCGATATACGCGTGAATGCGGTTGACAACAAATGCAATGGAAATGTGTATGGATCTGTGTCAGACGAAAACGGGGACTACGCTATTCCTGTTCCCGAAGGAAAGCTTTATGTTGTGGCGCATGCATTCCCCTCCCATCAGAATTACACCCTGGAATGGTGGAACGAGGGCAATGGAACACCTGACTGCAGGCTGGCGACGTCTGTAACCGCCCTGGCCGACCAGACCACCGGGAACATCGATTTCGCCCTTGCAGCCGGGGGATCTGTATCCGGCACGGTGACCGATTCTCACGGCGATCCAATCCAGAATCTCCATATATATGCGGAGGCTCAAGGTTGTGGCGGCAACTGGTTGGGGGGCACCGAGACGGACGTAAACGGGAACTACCAGATTACCGGTCTGCCCGGTGGCAATACTTACGTAACGGCATGCGCCACCTGTTCAGGTCTGGCCTACATAACCGAATGGTACGACAATGTTACCGATTGCGACTACGCCACGGCGGTTCAGGTAACCGTGGACGATGATACCCCCAACATCGACTTTTCTTTGCATGCTGGCGGCGTCATTTCCGGCCGGGTCACCGATGGCGGCGGAAATCCGTTGAACAACATAACGGTAAATGCGATCGACAACAAATGCGTTGGAAACTGGTACCACTCGTCAACAAACGAAACCGGCGAATACATGGTGGTTGTTCCGACCGGCACCTATTATGTTCTCGCGATTGGCAGTCACGTGTATCAGAATTATGTCCTGGAATGGTGGAATGATGGGGATGGTACACCCGACTGCAACCAGGCAGCGCCAGTGGCCGCAGAGGTGGAGCAAACCACAGGCAACATTGATTTTGTCCTTGCAGCCGGAGGGTCCTTATCCGGCAAGGTGACCGACACCAACGGAGATCCAATCCCGAATCTTGAAGTGGTCGCACACTCTCAAAACTGCGGCGGCAACTGGTTAGGGAGTATGAATACAGACCCGAACGGTGAATACCGTATTGCCGGCCTTCCCCAGGGCAACACGTATGTCAATACAGATTCCCCGCGTTCGGGTCTGTATTACAGGGACGAATGGTACAACAACGTCCTCACCTGTGATCAGGCCACGGCCGTGCCCATAACAATAGGCCAGGACACGCCCGGGATCGATTTTTCACTTATAAACGTCGAGGGCACAACCATCACCGGCACCGTGTACCAAAGTAACGGAACGACGCCCCTTGGAGGTATACAGATCTGCGCCTGGCCCTTCCCGGGCGGTACCAACTGGTGCACCACGAGCCAGTCGGACGGGACGTACAGCTTAACCAACGTACAGCCGGGATACCTGAAAGTTGAGGCCTCGGGCGGGGGGTACCTGACTGAATACTACAACAACGCCTACGACCCCCACTGGGCTACGGCCGTATGGATCGGCCCAGGTCAGACCACCCCCAACATCAATTTTTCCATGGGGACCAGCGGCTCCATCTCAGGGAAGGTTTTTAAGGGCGATGGCGTCACCCCTCTGGCAAACGTATGCGTGGGCGCCTTCATGCACCAGTGCGCGAGCAATCGATATGCAGGGGCACAGACCGACGCCAACGGCAACTACACCATTTCTAATCTCCCGCCCCAGACCTACTATCTCGCGGCCAACGCGGCATGCACCACGCCTCAGCACTACCAGCTGGAATGGTGGAACGGCAACGACGGCGGCGGCACGCTTATCTGCGATCAGGCCGACAGCGTGACCGTCGTCTCAGGAGGCAACACATCACCCGTCAATTTCTCTCTGGATTCATCCAAGGATGCCTACCCGGGGCCGAAAATCACTTCCAGCGCGCTCTTTTCAGCCCATCTCGCAGATGGAACCATCCAGACCCATATTTGGGCACGCATCAGCGGTCCAAGCCCGCAGGATGTGGCCTCCTTTACGGCTACCGGTCCCTCGGGAACATTTAACTTAAATATGCTTCAACCCCCCTTCAGGCAACTGGGCACCACATATATTGCCAGTGTGCCATCGGTTTTACAAAACGGCGCCTATGCCTTCGTGATCACCGACAGCCTGGGCCGTACAGCCACGGTGACCAGGAATTTCACCTATGACGCCACTGTCCCACAAGTGGCTTCATCCACCATGAAGGTGGAAGGGAAGGACAATTACGCCTATGTGGGGACCACCACGCCCACCCTGACCTGGGATGAGGTTGCCGGCGCATTCACTTACCAGCTATTTATTTATGACTGCGACGGCCAGGCCATATGGTACTTCGAGACAACCGGCGGCACAACGGTCACGGTCCCCGAAGGGTATCTCCAACCCGACACCCCGTATTACTGGTGGGTCCGGGTCAATGACGTGACCGGGGAGAACCGGCATTTCAGCGACACCCTCTATTTCTACACCGGCACAAAAGCGTTCCCCCCCGATCTGACAGAAATATTTACACTTTCATTCGCCTGCCCTGATTATTCAGCCAACTGGTTTGCGGCCCGCAATATTAATCTGGCCCCGTGGGATATCAGTTCCTTCAATGTCACCGGGCCGAATGGGACCGTCTATCTCCACAACAACCGCAGTTTTAGATTTCACACGCCCGTCTTCGAAGGGTTTTTTAGCGGGGGCGGGCCTCTACCCACCCCTGACGGGACCTACACCTTTGAGTTAACGGATACGGATTCAAACACCTACACCCAGACCAAGGCATTCACATACAACCCCATTTCACCCATTTCCGAGGCATCGAGGTCCCCTGCCCCCAATGCCTACGTGTATACAGGGCGCACATTCAGTTGGGCGCCGGTCTCGGACAGCCGGACCCTTTATTACAAGCTTCGCATACGCGATTACAATTCGCGGATCGTCTGGTACGAATCGCCCTACAGTACGGAAACCTCCTGTACCATACCCGACAGCGTGCCAAGGGCGCCCTACGGGTCCTACAAATGGCAGGTCCTTGTGACTGACAGCCCCACAGATCCAAAAAACATGTCCATGTCAGCCCTGCGCACCATCACCAGCGCGCCCCTGTCCCAGTATGTTTACACCCTTCCGGGCGGGACAGGCGTGGCAACGGACTACCGGATGTTCA
Above is a genomic segment from Deltaproteobacteria bacterium containing:
- a CDS encoding tetratricopeptide repeat protein — its product is MSSIRPSFTFATAFLLFSVLFSPLSHARSPAVQPGISHEDANTSAEKGFLLAQSSEPQAGAPRNSALDYFADGIEGLEMQDFEAAEQSFQKALSLEPGNMEFQYYLGVAYARVKKEDEALRIFESLIEKNPGDYFKAYFDIAGLYSSQGQYQKALDTLNLAEAAAPDSARVYIEKGYVYKNLKEYEQAIRCFNRAKALDPKETQLAYYMIGAIDLEREEFKNADLMFKKAFEIAPQTPLGQSAGQTIPHVGRAAWARKPWYLTTTLNWGYDDNVPRNPLEEITGGPVSGGLGEGDQFQTFVLIGGYKFLNRKDLEIGAGYSLFSIGYRDWTQNNVTSHSPHAYIQGNFHPVYFRFQYDFSYFYAGGEKQSINPPIYLTFANNSYARLRMHSFVPSITILEPYDLRTDINFSYQIKDYLDGITADASRYGADITQSYKIPGTECFPRVGYRHAYEQSGDKSSVYRYHEFFAGISAPIYWGITGDVSFAYMRTEYPEFSIPISERLDKTYTVSVTLNRYIIERLLLTFNYIHLKNDSDFYENNKDLYTFEKNMYILSLTYSF
- a CDS encoding FecR domain-containing protein produces the protein MKMRTFFSSTSLQRVMAMALLLLVLPLTAHAADAIGKVTRLKGTATLIRQAVSSPVKVTVGMPVLLGDHIKTGPDSTLRIELKDGSILTMGEKADLNLDQFEFNAKEQKRTASFKVDIGKVRVFAKDLMKFKKKDFEIRTPTAVVGVRGTLFLVWVQSSTITQVICFENMVQVSNVLTPQQFIDLTQNFSTNVLKGDDPSMPVLLTEDQFKQLQMEFDDATTTEDTTTEATTTEASTTQGTTTMSTTTAPTTTQPSTTQRSLGASTTTSSTTTTTTTTTTTTTTTTTTTTTTTTTTTTTTTTTTTSTSTSTSTSTSTTSTTSTTSTTSTTSTTSTTSTSTTSTSSTSSTSTSSTSSTSTSSTTWPTTTTTTSTTTTRPTTTTTWSTTTLPGPPTPPGG
- a CDS encoding carboxypeptidase regulatory-like domain-containing protein, with the translated sequence MVIKKWTTKKTFTFLLFGFCLLLFSGPIPCHAATYERYVDINNGTDDTGHGTSSGAGAWKTLHYAIQQINALSPLTSTDTCIVYVAQGTYSVVAEADAELILMQSYVTILGNDDPKPVIDATGAAIWADGLEIQGSNAVVTNLVIKNFAAFSSGIMISGLNNAVVNCNLQYNEYGVYITGAGSQSNIIEACDIHHNGYGVFLQETGTGNTIDNCQIYSNRDYGVKIQSSPDSAVLNSAIYWTTTTEGGDGIYVEYSDAVIFQNRVYENFSFGILVQGCSPIIWQNRVYDNGDGIMVAGETYEASPQIWNNLIYETDTSLYNMIQGIGVESWDGLAGASPVIYHNTLDHGPYYGIHVGNSTTATIDPDIKYNIITNFGAGGIWCDGPVTTIDYNDVWNNGAGGSVNYYGCAAGGNDISSDPQYAATGHALQPGSPCIDKIPPLPNPPYDPVSIDINGDPRPQGSGFDIGCYEYSGTYTATISGRVTDSTGTPLSDIRVNAVDNKCNGNVYGSVSDENGDYAIPVPEGKLYVVAHAFPSHQNYTLEWWNEGNGTPDCRLATSVTALADQTTGNIDFALAAGGSVSGTVTDSHGDPIQNLHIYAEAQGCGGNWLGGTETDVNGNYQITGLPGGNTYVTACATCSGLAYITEWYDNVTDCDYATAVQVTVDDDTPNIDFSLHAGGVISGRVTDGGGNPLNNITVNAIDNKCVGNWYHSSTNETGEYMVVVPTGTYYVLAIGSHVYQNYVLEWWNDGDGTPDCNQAAPVAAEVEQTTGNIDFVLAAGGSLSGKVTDTNGDPIPNLEVVAHSQNCGGNWLGSMNTDPNGEYRIAGLPQGNTYVNTDSPRSGLYYRDEWYNNVLTCDQATAVPITIGQDTPGIDFSLINVEGTTITGTVYQSNGTTPLGGIQICAWPFPGGTNWCTTSQSDGTYSLTNVQPGYLKVEASGGGYLTEYYNNAYDPHWATAVWIGPGQTTPNINFSMGTSGSISGKVFKGDGVTPLANVCVGAFMHQCASNRYAGAQTDANGNYTISNLPPQTYYLAANAACTTPQHYQLEWWNGNDGGGTLICDQADSVTVVSGGNTSPVNFSLDSSKDAYPGPKITSSALFSAHLADGTIQTHIWARISGPSPQDVASFTATGPSGTFNLNMLQPPFRQLGTTYIASVPSVLQNGAYAFVITDSLGRTATVTRNFTYDATVPQVASSTMKVEGKDNYAYVGTTTPTLTWDEVAGAFTYQLFIYDCDGQAIWYFETTGGTTVTVPEGYLQPDTPYYWWVRVNDVTGENRHFSDTLYFYTGTKAFPPDLTEIFTLSFACPDYSANWFAARNINLAPWDISSFNVTGPNGTVYLHNNRSFRFHTPVFEGFFSGGGPLPTPDGTYTFELTDTDSNTYTQTKAFTYNPISPISEASRSPAPNAYVYTGRTFSWAPVSDSRTLYYKLRIRDYNSRIVWYESPYSTETSCTIPDSVPRAPYGSYKWQVLVTDSPTDPKNMSMSALRTITSAPLSQYVYTLPGGTGVATDYRMFTVPLYTGTVKDFLQLMEKTLGFYNPMGSWRIFLYVNNAYYEINSPSIQSMPYAPGNAAWIISRDATEVLFSGGTEPKGTYPMNLKGNSWHMIGLPWSDTGIELSKIAVSDGTNTYFITDEANPLTGHVVWEYTGTGPYSGYVQRGVGDSLAPGTGYFFKVTAQNDVRLLIPPDNSGTQFSVQAGRGLEGKKLNRVYEEEPPPPPGAQPASDIKANGQDGSITVSSGNLVSVAVTLDPGAWAGRDADWWLAAYTPFSWYTYIHTMGWQPGIHRCIQTPLIPLSTPVEVLNMPLPKGHYIFYFAVDGNADGIPDATWMDSVGITVE